Proteins from a single region of Synergistales bacterium:
- a CDS encoding TRAP transporter small permease subunit, which produces MSTLKRTLRIIDKISETSGSVGKWFALLLVFAGTYEALARHFFNSPTIWAYDVLCMSGGTLYLLGASYAYLHDAHTRVDLFYNMLKPRARAFVNLLCTLFLFFPLTIVMFQLATEWAIRAWRINEVFTNSFWYPPAGPYRTVFAVGLLLLILQGIAQFVRDCYFVVRGERLD; this is translated from the coding sequence ATGTCAACGTTAAAACGAACACTGAGGATCATCGATAAGATCAGCGAAACATCCGGATCGGTTGGGAAATGGTTCGCCCTTCTCCTTGTATTTGCGGGGACCTATGAGGCCCTAGCCCGCCATTTCTTCAACTCGCCAACCATCTGGGCCTACGACGTGCTCTGTATGTCCGGAGGCACCCTCTATCTCCTGGGTGCCTCCTACGCCTACCTCCACGACGCCCACACCCGGGTGGATCTCTTCTACAACATGCTCAAGCCCCGGGCGCGGGCCTTCGTGAACCTGCTCTGCACGCTCTTTCTCTTCTTCCCGCTGACAATCGTCATGTTCCAGCTGGCTACGGAGTGGGCGATCCGGGCGTGGCGGATCAACGAGGTCTTTACCAACAGCTTCTGGTACCCGCCGGCGGGTCCCTACCGGACGGTCTTCGCGGTCGGCCTGCTGCTTCTGATCCTGCAGGGGATCGCGCAGTTTGTCCGTGATTGCTATTTCGTGGTGAGGGGTGAACGCCTTGATTGA
- a CDS encoding TRAP transporter large permease subunit, with protein MIEISAELVTILMLGGVLALVMTGFPIAFVIGSVAFFVGLLVFGPSTTFHILYTRFYQLSLNYPYLAVPLFTFMGVILQHSKVTQDLYDSLYDALGGLRGGLAVVTIIFGTILAACLGVIAASITILTLIALNPMVTRGYDKSLASGSIVAAGTLGILIPPSIMLVVYAPQAGLSVGQMFMGAIFPGLILSGLYISYVLIRCLLRPEDGPALPPEQVTPFNMKKLWKLLVALVPPVLLIAAVLGTIFAGIAPPTEAAAVGCTAAILLATAYGRLNWDLIRTAATETLRVSTFVVIIAALCYAFVGIFMNAGAGDVVANFITSVPGGPWASFGVVMAIVFMLGMFIEWIGIVFIIVPIFSPILVELGFDPLWAGMMICINLQMAFQTPPMAMGIFVLKGTASKELDVTIGDIIRGVTPFVAIIVFVLILCSVFPEIITWLPDKMIGSGGGPGL; from the coding sequence TTGATTGAGATAAGCGCCGAACTTGTAACCATACTGATGCTCGGAGGCGTTCTGGCCCTCGTGATGACAGGCTTCCCCATCGCCTTCGTCATCGGCAGCGTGGCCTTCTTTGTGGGGCTGCTGGTCTTCGGACCGTCCACCACCTTCCATATCCTCTACACGCGGTTCTACCAGCTCTCGCTGAACTATCCCTATCTGGCGGTCCCGCTCTTTACCTTCATGGGGGTTATCCTCCAGCACTCCAAGGTGACCCAGGACCTCTACGATTCCCTCTACGACGCCCTGGGCGGGCTGCGTGGCGGCCTGGCGGTGGTGACCATTATCTTCGGCACGATCCTCGCCGCCTGCCTCGGGGTGATCGCCGCCTCCATCACCATCCTCACGCTGATCGCGCTGAACCCCATGGTGACCCGGGGATACGACAAGTCGCTGGCGTCGGGTTCCATCGTGGCGGCGGGGACCCTGGGGATCCTCATCCCGCCGAGCATCATGCTGGTGGTCTACGCACCCCAGGCGGGACTCTCGGTGGGGCAGATGTTCATGGGCGCCATCTTCCCGGGTCTGATCCTTTCGGGGCTTTATATCTCCTACGTGCTCATCCGCTGCCTCCTGCGGCCCGAAGACGGTCCAGCCCTCCCGCCGGAGCAGGTGACACCCTTCAACATGAAGAAGCTCTGGAAGCTGCTGGTGGCGCTGGTTCCCCCGGTGCTGCTGATCGCGGCCGTGCTGGGGACGATCTTCGCCGGTATCGCGCCGCCCACGGAGGCGGCGGCGGTGGGCTGTACGGCGGCGATCCTCCTGGCCACCGCCTACGGACGGCTCAACTGGGACCTCATCCGCACGGCGGCTACGGAGACGCTCAGGGTCAGCACCTTCGTGGTGATCATCGCGGCGCTCTGCTACGCTTTCGTGGGCATCTTCATGAACGCCGGCGCCGGCGACGTAGTGGCCAACTTCATCACCTCCGTGCCCGGCGGCCCCTGGGCCTCCTTTGGGGTGGTCATGGCTATCGTCTTCATGCTGGGGATGTTCATCGAGTGGATCGGGATCGTCTTCATCATCGTGCCCATCTTCTCGCCCATTCTGGTGGAGCTCGGCTTCGACCCCCTGTGGGCCGGCATGATGATCTGCATCAACCTGCAGATGGCCTTCCAGACGCCGCCCATGGCCATGGGGATCTTCGTCCTCAAGGGGACGGCGTCGAAGGAGCTCGATGTGACCATCGGGGATATCATCCGCGGGGTGACGCCCTTTGTGGCGATCATCGTCTTTGTGCTGATCCTCTGTTCGGTCTTCCCGGAGATCATCACCTGGCTGCCCGACAAGATGATCGGGAGCGGCGGCGGCCCAGGCCTCTGA